The Streptomyces sp. NBC_01142 genome has a window encoding:
- a CDS encoding ISAs1 family transposase, translated as MPARTSSPIPSALEQLGSPTGPFTSSDVADLRRFLILVTDPRDARGLRYPALALLCAAVSAVLTGARSLIAISEWITDAPQHVLGVLGFAADPLTGLRPVPHAATVRRLLQRVDGDALDAAISAYLQARRPPPVEPEAEGGPVRRVIAVDGKVVRGSRTATAAAIQLLAAMDHHGVVVAQRQVASKSNEIPSFAPLLDGLELENTVVTADALHTQYDHGAYLTSRGAHYVAVVKKNHPGLYAQVRKLPWRDMPLGHRTRDHAHHRDEIRRLKVAAFSHLDYPGARQAIQVVRRRRDLSTGKLTIERVYLITSLSVFDATCAELATWIRGHWGIENLLHHVRDRTFREDASKVRTGTLPRAMASLRNLAISVFRQDGQTNIAAALRHTGRDYHRPLRTLGLT; from the coding sequence GTGCCTGCCCGAACATCATCGCCCATCCCTTCCGCACTGGAGCAACTGGGCTCCCCGACTGGTCCCTTCACCTCAAGCGATGTCGCTGACCTGCGGCGTTTCCTGATCCTGGTCACCGATCCCCGCGATGCGCGAGGACTGCGGTATCCGGCCCTCGCGTTGCTGTGCGCAGCCGTCTCGGCGGTGCTGACCGGGGCTCGCTCGCTCATCGCGATCAGCGAGTGGATCACGGATGCCCCGCAGCATGTGCTGGGCGTCCTCGGTTTCGCTGCCGATCCACTTACCGGTCTGCGGCCGGTGCCGCACGCCGCAACCGTGCGCCGCCTGCTGCAGCGTGTGGACGGTGACGCGCTGGACGCGGCGATCAGCGCGTATCTGCAGGCCAGAAGGCCGCCTCCGGTCGAGCCGGAGGCGGAGGGAGGGCCGGTGCGACGGGTGATCGCGGTCGACGGCAAGGTGGTCCGCGGATCGCGAACCGCCACGGCCGCGGCGATCCAGCTGCTGGCGGCGATGGACCACCACGGCGTGGTCGTGGCCCAGCGGCAGGTCGCTTCGAAGAGCAACGAGATCCCCTCCTTCGCGCCGTTGCTGGACGGTCTCGAGCTGGAGAACACGGTGGTGACCGCCGACGCACTGCACACCCAGTACGACCACGGGGCTTATCTGACCAGCCGCGGCGCGCACTACGTGGCCGTCGTGAAGAAGAACCATCCGGGCCTGTATGCCCAGGTCAGGAAGCTGCCCTGGCGGGACATGCCGCTCGGGCACCGCACTCGCGACCATGCCCATCACCGCGACGAGATCCGCCGGCTCAAGGTCGCCGCGTTCAGCCACCTCGACTACCCCGGCGCCCGCCAGGCGATCCAAGTCGTCCGGAGGCGACGCGACTTGAGCACCGGGAAGCTGACCATCGAACGCGTCTACCTGATCACCAGCCTGAGCGTCTTCGACGCCACCTGTGCCGAGCTCGCCACCTGGATCAGAGGTCACTGGGGAATCGAGAACCTCCTGCACCACGTGCGGGACCGCACGTTCCGCGAGGACGCCTCCAAGGTCCGCACCGGCACCCTGCCCCGCGCCATGGCATCCCTGCGCAACCTCGCCATCAGCGTCTTCCGCCAGGACGGCCAGACCAACATCGCCGCCGCCCTCCGCCACACCGGCCGCGACTACCACCGGCCCCTACGAACCCTCGGCCTCACATGA